The Astatotilapia calliptera chromosome 14, fAstCal1.2, whole genome shotgun sequence genome includes a region encoding these proteins:
- the pou2af2 gene encoding POU domain class 2-associating factor 2, with translation MCPCPPHSLIKAPIAARHSVWCCTPGSSYYRQIQQGENRKASVCVRINSIMDTEYSKRVYQGVRVKHTVKDLLAEKRSRQTNGPRYSGGSTTPPSFVQMPGAHMLPSYYGIRGRSFISDSDFCPSTKQFSPDVYSSTLGGKPLGCEPSTMSSYSSLIDSYYPETFGDYRSAATFSSSGGSFLPSSALSSLLPPFGGESSHLFLRDSWEQSEPVSQVEALCQDNLASVSVPPSMPSPEPPGSPSQYRSPSRSSSLGPVSSSQPYTLHSLEDVHYHPLTSTSTYPTTPSSSSFPCPPYMSSPVTDLVTKMVTEEAADGHGSLTPGAEAHSSWAKEEGVSAWSPYEIRRAY, from the exons ATGTGTCCCTGCCCTCCTCACAGCCTGATTAAAGCTCCTATTGCAGCACGCCACTCAGTATGGTGCTGCACTCCTGGATCTAGCTACTACAGGCAAATACAGCAGGGGGAGAACAGAaaggcctctgtgtgtgtgcgcatcaaCAGCATCATGGACACAG aatATTCTAAGAGAGTGTACCAGGGCGTCCGAGTGAAGCACACGGTCAAAGACCTGCTGGCAGAGAAGAGGTCCCGGCAGACAAACGGACCCAGATACAGC GGAGGATCAACCACTCCGCCATCATTCGTCCAGATGCCAG GTGCCCACATGCTGCCCAGCTACTATGGCATAAGAGGACGTTCCTTCATCTCTGACTCAGATTTCTGCCCATCCACCAAGCAGTTCTCCCCTGATGTCTATTCCTCCACCCTTGGGGGTAAGCCTCTAGGCTGTGAGCCCTCCACCATGAGCAGCTACTCCTCGCTCATAGACAGCTACTACCCAGAAACCTTTGGTGACTACCGCAGCGCCGCCACCTTCTCCAGCTCCGGCGGGTCCTTCCTGCCCTCGTCAGCACTGTCCTCCCTGCTGCCGCCCTTCGGAGGAGAGTCCTCGCATCTGTTTCTG AGAGACTCGTGGGAGCAGTCTGAGCCAGTATCTCAGGTGGAGGCTCTGTGTCAGGACAACCTGGCCTCCGTCAGCGTCCCACCCTCCATGCCCAGCCCCGAACCTCCAGGGAGCCCCTCCCAGTACCGCTCTCCGAGCCGAAGCTCCTCCCTGGGCCCCGTCTCCAGCAGCCAGCCCTACACTCTGCACTCTCTGGAGGATGTCCACTATCACCCTTTAACCTCCACCAGCACTTACCCCAccacaccctcctcctcctccttcccctgCCCTCCCTACATGAGCAGCCCCGTCACAGATCTGGTGACCAAGATGGTGACGGAGGAGGCGGCCGACGGCCACGGCAGCCTAACCCCCGGCGCCGAAGCTCATTCCTCCTGGGCTAAGGAAGAGGGGGTGAGCGCCTGGTCGCCCTATGAGATTCGGAGGGCCTACTGA